The Tenrec ecaudatus isolate mTenEca1 chromosome 14, mTenEca1.hap1, whole genome shotgun sequence genome contains a region encoding:
- the LOC142426673 gene encoding olfactory receptor 4K2-like, with protein MDVANKSTVSEFILLGLSSSLELQMFLFAVFSLFYVVTIVGNSLIVITVIADSRLHSPMYFLLTNLSIIDMSLASFATPKMITDYLTGHNVISFDGCITQIFFLHLFTGTEIILLMAMSFDRYIAICKPLRYASIISPQVCLALVVVSWVVGVVHSMSQVIFALTLTFCASNRVDSFFCDLPVVFHLACIETNVLGLFMISTSGIIALFCFILLFNSYVIVLLTIKQHSSGGSSKALSTCTAHFIVVFMFFGPCIFIYMWPLSDFLIEKVLSVFYTIFTPVLNPIIYTLRNQEVKTALRKVKNRFLKSNKVTPHH; from the coding sequence ATGGATGTTGCCAATAAATCAACTGTCTCTGAGTTTATTTTGCTGGGCCTCTCCAGTTCCTTGGAGCTACAGATGTTCCTCTTCGCagtgttttcattgttttatgTAGTTACAATAGTGGGTAATAGTCTCATCGTCATCACAGTTATCGCTGACTCTCGCCTACACTCACCCATGTATTTTTTGCTTACCAACCTTTCAATCATTGATATGTCTCTTGCTTCCTTTGCCACCCCCAAGATGATTACAGACTACCTCACTGGACATAATGTTATTTCCTTCGATGGTTGCATAACCCAGAtcttttttcttcatctttttacTGGTACCGAGATTATTCTACTCATGGCTATGTCCTTTGACAGGTATATAGCAATATGCAAACCCCTCCGCTATGCTTCGATCATAAGCCCTCAAGTGTGTCTTGCCCTTGTGGTGGTATCCTGGGTTGTGGGAGTCGTGCATTCAATGAGCCAGGTCATCTTTGCCCTCACTTTAACATTCTGTGCTTCCAATAGGGTAGATAGTTTTTTCTGTGACCTTCCTGTGGTTTTCCACTTGGCGTGTATAGAAACTAATGTTCTGGGTCTCTTTATGATCTCAACAAGTGGCATAATTGCTCTGTTCtgctttattcttttatttaattCTTATGTCATTGTCTTGCTTACTATCAAACAGCATTCTTCAGGGGGATCCTCCAAGGCCCTGTCCACTTGCACAGCTCATTTCATCGTGGTTTTCATGTTCTTTGGACCATGCATCTTCATATACATGTGGCCACTCAGTGATTTTCTGATAGAAAAGGTTCTGTCTGTGTTTTATACCATCTTTACTCCAGTCCTGAACCCAATAATCTATACCTTGAGGAATCAGGAAGTTAAGACAGCCCTGAGGAAAGTGAAGAATAGGTTTCTAAAGTCCAACAAAGTGACCCCTCATCATTAA